The Verrucomicrobiota bacterium region TCTGTGCTATTTCTTTAGTTCCGGAGGAGCGGGCAAAGGAATGTCGGAATTGTAAGCGTCAACGATGCATTTCCACTGGCCATCCGGTTGCTTTTTCCACACTTCGAGAATCTTGCCGGTATCGTTGATAGTCGGTCCGCCACTCGGGTCCTTAATGCTCAGCTGATAGGTGCCATAGAGGTAACCGAGTTCACCAGACTTCGCGACCTCAACCTTCGTGACTTCCCAAGAGACGGAGGTGTTCGGACTGAGAATACTCGCCCAAATTTCCCGAATGGTTTTCGGGTTGTTAGCGATGGGGGTATTTGGGGCAAGTAGAACCGCATCCTCGGAGTAGTAAGAGACGGTGGCGTCTAAATCGTTTCTCGCTGCGGCAGCCGAAAACTGCGCATCCAGCTCGCGGATTACAGCTTCTTC contains the following coding sequences:
- a CDS encoding DUF4440 domain-containing protein, which produces MAKRTLSRSLLFALLLSGCTLHLQGCTPAPDIRSAEEAVIRELDAQFSAAAARNDLDATVSYYSEDAVLLAPNTPIANNPKTIREIWASILSPNTSVSWEVTKVEVAKSGELGYLYGTYQLSIKDPSGGPTINDTGKILEVWKKQPDGQWKCIVDAYNSDIPLPAPPELKK